A DNA window from Phycisphaerales bacterium AB-hyl4 contains the following coding sequences:
- a CDS encoding SDR family NAD(P)-dependent oxidoreductase: MTASAFELNGEVALISGGGTGLGLGMARCMVDAGAKVVLLGRREAPLKEAVESLGEAAHYRVQDVRDESALPGMLASVQEQVGPVSIVINNAGVHLKKPATETSLESFQQVIETHVLGGFALTQAALPGMLERGTGSILFIASMASLIGIPQVVAYSAAKSAYLGMVRSLAAELSPEGIRVNAIAPGWIESPMLRQALNGDEARSNKILGRTPLARFGEPDDIGNAAVYLSSPAARFVTGVVLPVDGGASIGF; the protein is encoded by the coding sequence ATGACCGCATCAGCATTCGAATTGAACGGCGAGGTCGCCCTCATCAGCGGCGGCGGCACGGGCCTGGGCCTGGGCATGGCCCGATGCATGGTCGACGCAGGGGCAAAAGTCGTTCTGCTGGGTCGACGGGAAGCGCCGCTGAAAGAAGCGGTGGAGTCACTGGGCGAAGCGGCGCACTATCGTGTGCAGGACGTGCGCGACGAGTCGGCCTTGCCCGGTATGCTCGCCTCGGTGCAGGAGCAGGTGGGCCCGGTCTCGATCGTGATCAACAACGCGGGCGTCCACCTGAAAAAGCCGGCGACCGAAACGAGCCTCGAATCATTTCAGCAGGTAATCGAGACGCACGTGCTCGGCGGCTTCGCTCTTACGCAGGCCGCCTTGCCCGGCATGCTCGAACGGGGCACGGGCAGCATCCTCTTCATCGCCTCGATGGCCTCGCTGATCGGCATCCCGCAGGTGGTGGCCTACTCGGCGGCGAAGAGCGCGTATTTGGGCATGGTCCGATCGCTGGCAGCCGAGCTGTCGCCCGAGGGCATTCGCGTCAACGCCATCGCTCCGGGCTGGATCGAGTCGCCCATGCTGCGTCAGGCGCTGAATGGCGATGAAGCGCGCAGCAACAAGATCCTCGGCCGTACGCCCCTGGCTCGCTTCGGTGAGCCGGACGACATCGGGAACGCGGCTGTCTACCTCAGTTCGCCTGCCGCCCGGTTCGTCACCGGCGTGGTGCTGCCGGTCGACGGCGGGGCGAGCATCGGCTTTTGA
- a CDS encoding PEP-CTERM sorting domain-containing protein (PEP-CTERM proteins occur, often in large numbers, in the proteomes of bacteria that also encode an exosortase, a predicted intramembrane cysteine proteinase. The presence of a PEP-CTERM domain at a protein's C-terminus predicts cleavage within the sorting domain, followed by covalent anchoring to some some component of the (usually Gram-negative) cell surface. Many PEP-CTERM proteins exhibit an unusual sequence composition that includes large numbers of potential glycosylation sites. Expression of one such protein has been shown restore the ability of a bacterium to form floc, a type of biofilm.): MPFRITLTSLLTLLACATLAIAQPIPGDGLRIDAISDDFEDPAWSFNHDTATSANGLWRGSFRGAPDVVEPIASPAGGLSGQSQSLLLRSQDFGKDATPGQDDFVSQSYTNRGVTAPTRADLPSVIARVYLPEVEELNTEWGVFGMRLEAVSNDRVGGADALGRYYPSIWINYWPQGESNHPTRSQPYLSFRLGDGYAIDVAGPYLAGGGWYTFGLAFDEAGIAHYYASGGVDPLTEADRVFNSTQFATNHTSGVNPGMDSVNYHFFSMGYPETHDWSMAFLIDDVSVYMIPEPGSALLVLGTLAGMMMRRRRAR, translated from the coding sequence ATGCCGTTTCGCATCACCCTGACCAGCCTGTTGACCCTGCTCGCCTGCGCCACGCTGGCTATCGCCCAGCCGATCCCTGGTGATGGCCTGCGCATCGACGCGATTTCCGACGACTTCGAAGACCCTGCCTGGTCGTTCAACCACGATACTGCCACCTCGGCCAACGGCCTGTGGCGCGGCTCGTTCCGTGGGGCACCGGATGTGGTGGAACCCATCGCCTCACCGGCCGGCGGGTTGTCCGGTCAGAGCCAGTCGCTGCTGCTGCGGTCGCAGGACTTCGGCAAGGACGCCACGCCCGGCCAGGATGACTTCGTCAGCCAGAGCTACACGAACCGGGGCGTGACCGCGCCCACCCGGGCTGACCTGCCCAGCGTGATCGCCCGCGTATACCTGCCGGAGGTTGAAGAACTGAACACCGAGTGGGGCGTGTTCGGGATGCGCCTGGAAGCGGTGTCGAACGATCGCGTCGGTGGCGCCGATGCCCTGGGGCGGTACTACCCGAGCATCTGGATCAACTACTGGCCGCAGGGCGAGTCGAATCATCCGACGCGCAGCCAGCCGTACCTGAGCTTCCGCCTGGGTGACGGTTATGCCATCGACGTGGCGGGCCCGTACCTCGCCGGCGGCGGCTGGTACACGTTCGGCCTCGCCTTCGACGAAGCGGGCATCGCCCACTACTACGCCAGCGGCGGCGTGGATCCGCTGACCGAAGCGGACCGGGTGTTCAACTCGACGCAGTTCGCCACGAATCACACCAGCGGCGTGAACCCGGGGATGGACAGCGTGAACTATCACTTTTTCAGCATGGGCTATCCGGAGACCCATGACTGGTCGATGGCCTTTCTGATCGACGACGTGTCGGTGTACATGATCCCCGAGCCGGGCTCGGCCTTGCTGGTGCTCGGCACGCTGGCGGGGATGATGATGCGGCGGCGGCGGGCTCGATGA